Proteins encoded within one genomic window of Cellulomonas flavigena DSM 20109:
- a CDS encoding FAD-dependent oxidoreductase, translating to MATTGSAPTLPPRGARSATRRHVVVVGAGVTGLLTAMGAATQGHRVTLLDRGAVPDEGSTSFDRHRVVRALDPGDLRRSRRDARLRSLWLDLEDRLRTYESEGLVRRTGVLTGWDADDARRAEAAAARAGIVVTRVPTDHYPELGTAPDADVLLETEAGVVLADRALVAAARWLAACPEVTILAGVEVTRVDASTGTVHGVDGPVARGDLTLVACGPWSGALVGVPVQLHRQTMAYLRPPAGLRDWWRGAPVAGRLGVDARGWVVPAVGGSSIKVSTDAVRRTVSSTDWDADADESVWCERILRSGAVRRLGDYTVTSVRRCHYATSDHGDALGLARLGPGVWSRVASGPDGFRTAPIAAEQVLRELRPTPPPTAPRTRKQAS from the coding sequence ATGGCCACCACCGGCTCCGCGCCGACCCTGCCACCGCGCGGTGCGCGCTCGGCCACGCGACGGCACGTCGTGGTGGTGGGCGCCGGTGTCACCGGGCTCCTCACGGCCATGGGTGCCGCCACCCAGGGGCATCGCGTGACGCTCCTGGACCGGGGCGCGGTGCCGGACGAGGGGTCGACCTCCTTCGACCGTCACCGTGTGGTCCGTGCTCTGGATCCCGGCGACCTGCGACGCAGTCGTCGCGACGCCCGCCTGCGGAGTCTGTGGCTCGACCTGGAGGACAGGCTGCGGACGTACGAGAGCGAGGGTCTCGTACGCCGCACCGGCGTGCTGACCGGGTGGGACGCCGACGACGCCCGGCGCGCCGAGGCGGCTGCGGCCCGTGCGGGGATCGTCGTCACCCGGGTGCCGACCGATCACTACCCCGAGCTCGGGACCGCCCCGGACGCCGACGTGCTGCTCGAGACCGAGGCGGGCGTCGTCCTCGCGGACCGCGCCCTGGTCGCGGCGGCGCGGTGGCTGGCCGCGTGCCCGGAGGTGACGATCCTGGCCGGGGTCGAGGTCACCCGTGTCGACGCGTCCACCGGGACCGTGCACGGGGTCGACGGTCCCGTCGCCCGGGGCGACCTCACGCTCGTGGCGTGCGGGCCCTGGTCCGGCGCCCTGGTGGGCGTCCCTGTCCAGCTGCACCGCCAGACGATGGCCTACCTGCGACCGCCGGCCGGGCTGCGCGACTGGTGGCGCGGCGCACCGGTCGCGGGTCGTCTGGGCGTCGACGCACGCGGCTGGGTCGTCCCAGCGGTCGGCGGTTCCTCGATCAAGGTCAGCACCGACGCCGTGCGACGCACGGTCTCCTCGACCGACTGGGACGCGGACGCCGACGAGTCCGTCTGGTGCGAGCGGATCCTGCGTTCCGGTGCGGTCCGCCGCCTGGGCGACTACACGGTGACATCCGTCCGCCGCTGCCACTACGCGACGTCCGACCACGGAGACGCCCTCGGCCTGGCGCGCCTCGGCCCCGGGGTGTGGTCGCGCGTCGCCAGCGGGCCCGACGGCTTCCGC
- a CDS encoding class I tRNA ligase family protein — MNGTTLVISPAPTANGDLHLGHVAGPFLAADVHTRYLRATGRRALLATGTQDTSTYVVTTAHRRGLEPRELARASTAQVEAGLAALGIDVHAFTRDEDAFTKAVLQFFEGLYTSGKLELRTMAFPYNPATGAFLADGFARGGCPHCLAAGCAGLCESCGHVIAAGDLIDPVDALDPTAPVELRDVDVLVLPLERYRARIREHLAQHGGSMRPHMAQAVAEMLSHPLADLPVTFPVSWGIPAPFPEVSGQSINPNAEPAAWSIYCGAVAAEASGTVGPGDDALWRSDADTRVVYFLGFDNTYPFAIGAVAMLLATDGRHLVPADFLTNEFYELDSAKFSTSRGHVVWASDLVRTVSRDLVRFHLAATSPESQRTDFTHAALARVTSARLVEPWNRVVDRMDALRNARSLPVSPRSRLAAQRIRSRFAACYELEHFSLTRAADVLAEQLARLAAWDLAAHDAGDFCHEVEVVLRCAAPLLVDLSQQALADVSFPDGAGPSTAEPLSLPRLVGRLG, encoded by the coding sequence GCGACGGGGACACAGGACACGTCGACGTACGTCGTGACGACGGCGCACCGGCGGGGACTGGAGCCCCGGGAGCTCGCGCGTGCGTCGACGGCGCAGGTCGAGGCCGGCCTCGCCGCCCTCGGGATCGACGTGCACGCCTTCACGCGCGACGAGGACGCGTTCACCAAGGCCGTCCTGCAGTTCTTCGAGGGCCTGTACACGTCCGGCAAGCTCGAGCTCCGGACGATGGCGTTCCCCTACAACCCGGCCACCGGAGCCTTCCTCGCCGACGGCTTCGCGCGGGGAGGCTGTCCCCACTGCCTCGCCGCCGGGTGCGCAGGTCTTTGCGAGAGCTGTGGTCACGTGATCGCGGCCGGGGACCTCATCGACCCGGTCGACGCGCTCGACCCGACGGCGCCCGTCGAGCTGCGCGACGTCGACGTCCTGGTGCTGCCGCTCGAGCGGTACCGCGCCAGGATCCGCGAGCACCTCGCGCAGCACGGCGGCTCGATGCGCCCGCACATGGCACAGGCCGTCGCCGAGATGCTCTCCCACCCGCTCGCGGACCTGCCGGTCACCTTCCCGGTCTCCTGGGGCATCCCGGCTCCCTTCCCCGAGGTGTCCGGTCAGTCGATCAACCCCAACGCCGAGCCTGCCGCGTGGAGCATCTACTGCGGGGCGGTCGCGGCCGAGGCGAGCGGCACCGTGGGCCCGGGGGACGACGCGCTGTGGCGCTCCGACGCGGACACCCGGGTCGTCTACTTCCTGGGTTTCGACAACACCTACCCGTTCGCGATCGGCGCGGTCGCCATGCTGCTGGCCACCGACGGCCGTCACCTCGTGCCGGCCGACTTCCTCACCAACGAGTTCTACGAGCTCGACAGCGCGAAGTTCTCGACGAGCCGAGGCCACGTGGTGTGGGCGAGCGACCTCGTCAGGACGGTGTCGCGCGACCTGGTGCGGTTCCACCTCGCCGCGACGAGCCCCGAGAGCCAGCGCACCGACTTCACGCACGCGGCGCTCGCCCGCGTGACGTCCGCGCGCCTCGTCGAGCCGTGGAACCGTGTGGTCGACCGGATGGACGCCCTGCGCAACGCGCGGAGCCTGCCGGTGTCGCCACGCTCACGCCTGGCGGCGCAGCGCATCCGGTCGCGGTTCGCCGCCTGCTACGAGCTCGAGCACTTCAGCCTCACGCGCGCGGCCGACGTGCTCGCCGAGCAGCTGGCCAGGCTGGCCGCGTGGGACCTCGCCGCTCATGACGCCGGCGACTTCTGCCACGAGGTCGAGGTCGTCCTGCGGTGCGCCGCGCCCCTCCTGGTCGACCTCTCGCAGCAGGCGCTGGCGGACGTCTCGTTCCCCGACGGCGCCGGCCCGTCGACCGCCGAGCCGCTGAGCCTGCCGCGTCTCGTCGGGAGGCTCGGCTGA